Proteins co-encoded in one Dehalococcoidales bacterium genomic window:
- the gyrB gene encoding DNA topoisomerase (ATP-hydrolyzing) subunit B — protein sequence MPEATEPIKEKKPKAAAYSAEDIQVLGGREAVRRRPGMYIGSTDQRGLHHLLYEIAYNSIDEAMAGSCDHIVVTLKKDGAVSVEDNGRGIPVDIHPTTKVSALETVMTVLHAGAKFGGKSYTVSGGLHGVGASVVNALSEWVIVDVKRDGKVHHQEYKRGVPVAPVAVIGQAEGTGTTTTFLADKQIFTETTYDFETICERLREMAYLNKGVQISIYDEINDNEKTFYFEGGVASFVRHLNRNRVVRHALPIYVTKSIGTTTIEVALQYNDGFSESALSFANCVNTIDGGTHLTGFRSALTRVLNDYAHKAKIIKEDDPNLTGEDVREGLTAIVSVKLAEPQFEGQTKGKLGNIEIKSQVESAVNEGLALYMEEHPDEAKKIIEKCVTSARAREAARKARDLIIRKSGLDSGTLPGLLADCSERDPAQCELFLVEGPSAGGSAKQGRNRRFQAILPLRGKILNVEKAAPDKMLANEEIRTMITAIGAGIDEDFSTERIRYHKVILMSDADVDGSHIRTLLLTFFFRHMTKLINAKHLYIAQPPLYRATKGKTGEWIYNEEALNKYYSKLAFENVTVFSKDDSIKLKGEQIIEFLDSLKEYDNGLSLLEKAGLPRGIGEILIKKGHSVQIDFSKNDGEIMPVVAKWFHESKIPYEMCDDPANNEYYIQLPEKTKLNRKLLEDPILKKCYLLYPKVEQYVEGKLYYVKKNEKELGVDVPWNKLAQILEKLSDKSGVSLQRYKGLGEMTAEQLWETTMNPANRTLLEVSILDAAKADETFQMLMGGEVPPRKAFIQAHAKYARLDI from the coding sequence ATGCCGGAAGCTACCGAACCGATTAAAGAGAAAAAACCCAAAGCGGCCGCCTACTCCGCCGAAGACATCCAGGTACTGGGAGGCAGGGAGGCGGTAAGGCGGCGCCCGGGCATGTACATCGGCAGCACGGACCAGCGCGGCCTGCACCACCTGCTTTATGAAATAGCCTACAACAGCATCGACGAAGCCATGGCCGGAAGCTGCGACCATATAGTAGTCACCCTGAAAAAGGACGGCGCGGTCAGCGTTGAGGACAACGGGCGCGGCATCCCGGTGGATATCCACCCCACCACCAAAGTATCGGCGCTGGAGACCGTCATGACCGTGCTCCACGCCGGCGCCAAGTTCGGCGGCAAGTCCTACACCGTTTCCGGCGGCCTGCACGGGGTGGGGGCATCGGTAGTCAACGCCCTTTCCGAATGGGTTATCGTGGACGTGAAAAGGGACGGCAAGGTACACCACCAGGAATACAAACGCGGCGTGCCGGTTGCGCCGGTAGCGGTAATCGGCCAGGCGGAAGGCACCGGCACCACCACCACCTTCCTGGCGGACAAACAGATATTCACCGAGACGACTTACGACTTCGAGACGATATGCGAGCGCCTGCGGGAGATGGCCTACCTCAACAAGGGCGTGCAGATATCCATCTACGACGAAATCAACGATAATGAGAAGACCTTCTACTTCGAGGGAGGCGTGGCCAGTTTCGTGCGGCACCTCAACCGCAACCGCGTGGTAAGGCACGCGCTGCCCATTTACGTCACCAAGTCCATAGGCACCACTACCATCGAGGTAGCCCTGCAATACAACGACGGCTTCAGCGAGTCGGCCTTAAGCTTCGCCAACTGCGTCAACACCATCGACGGCGGCACCCATCTTACCGGCTTCCGCTCCGCCCTGACGCGCGTCCTGAACGACTACGCGCACAAAGCCAAGATAATCAAGGAAGACGACCCCAACCTGACCGGCGAGGACGTACGCGAAGGGCTGACCGCCATCGTCAGCGTCAAGCTGGCCGAGCCGCAGTTCGAGGGACAGACCAAGGGCAAGCTGGGCAACATCGAAATCAAGAGCCAGGTGGAAAGCGCCGTCAACGAAGGGCTGGCGCTCTACATGGAGGAACACCCGGACGAGGCCAAGAAAATAATCGAGAAATGCGTGACCTCCGCCCGCGCCCGGGAAGCCGCCCGCAAAGCGCGCGACCTTATCATAAGAAAAAGCGGGCTGGACTCCGGCACGCTGCCCGGCCTGCTGGCCGACTGCTCCGAGAGAGACCCCGCCCAGTGCGAGCTGTTCCTGGTAGAGGGCCCCTCCGCCGGAGGCTCCGCCAAGCAGGGGCGCAACCGCCGTTTCCAGGCTATTTTGCCCTTACGCGGTAAAATCCTCAACGTGGAAAAAGCCGCGCCGGACAAGATGCTGGCCAACGAGGAAATACGCACGATGATTACCGCCATCGGGGCGGGCATCGACGAGGACTTCTCCACGGAGAGAATACGCTATCATAAAGTCATCCTGATGTCCGATGCCGACGTGGACGGCTCCCATATCCGCACGCTGCTGCTGACGTTCTTTTTCCGGCACATGACCAAGCTCATCAACGCCAAGCACCTGTATATAGCGCAGCCGCCCTTGTACCGTGCCACGAAAGGGAAGACTGGCGAGTGGATATATAATGAAGAAGCGCTTAATAAGTACTACTCCAAGCTTGCTTTTGAGAACGTCACGGTGTTCTCCAAAGACGATTCTATCAAGCTAAAGGGTGAGCAAATAATTGAATTCCTCGATTCTTTAAAGGAATATGATAATGGTTTGTCTCTACTCGAGAAGGCCGGATTACCGAGGGGAATTGGAGAAATATTAATCAAAAAGGGGCATTCTGTTCAAATTGATTTCAGTAAAAATGACGGTGAAATAATGCCGGTAGTAGCTAAATGGTTTCATGAATCCAAAATACCTTATGAAATGTGTGATGACCCGGCTAATAATGAATATTACATACAGCTTCCCGAGAAAACAAAACTCAACAGGAAATTACTAGAAGACCCTATACTTAAAAAATGCTATTTACTTTATCCCAAAGTTGAGCAATATGTCGAGGGCAAGTTATATTACGTTAAAAAGAATGAAAAAGAACTAGGTGTCGACGTTCCGTGGAACAAACTCGCTCAAATACTGGAAAAGTTATCTGACAAATCAGGTGTTTCCCTCCAGCGCTATAAGGGTCTGGGTGAGATGACGGCGGAGCAGCTCTGGGAGACCACGATGAACCCCGCCAACCGCACCTTGCTGGAAGTAAGCATACTGGACGCCGCCAAAGCGGACGAGACATTCCAGATGCTGATGGGGGGCGAGGTGCCGCCGCGGAAAGCGTTTATCCAGGCGCACGCCAAATATGCCAGGCTGGATATTTAG
- a CDS encoding winged helix-turn-helix domain-containing protein produces the protein MQQPKDRRDNIEIVADILRLLRLGYASKFEIQHTSRITNEQALNYLEQLIRVGALENAEEKMGLPSFRITKKGLALLSKIESLREMLPLTDVVDVLHQSKIVEMNIGQVLFTRGVREMTGRDKQFTDFVQVSLERYRKGDWGEMSDDEKRLNDISEEVGRLILATYESRNFPEIWITTSPDRSYSTVLFPEEYSSAEPLEPYELGKRAQTADS, from the coding sequence ATGCAGCAGCCAAAAGACCGTCGTGACAATATAGAGATTGTGGCGGATATCCTCCGGCTTTTACGCCTGGGGTACGCCAGCAAGTTTGAAATCCAGCACACTTCCCGCATCACCAACGAGCAGGCCTTAAACTACCTGGAGCAGTTAATACGCGTCGGCGCCCTGGAAAACGCCGAGGAAAAAATGGGCTTGCCGAGCTTCCGCATTACCAAGAAAGGCCTTGCCCTCCTGAGCAAAATAGAAAGCCTGCGGGAAATGCTGCCCCTTACGGATGTGGTGGATGTTCTGCACCAGTCTAAGATTGTGGAAATGAACATCGGGCAGGTGCTGTTTACGCGGGGGGTCAGGGAAATGACCGGCCGGGACAAACAGTTCACCGACTTCGTGCAGGTGAGCCTGGAGCGCTATCGCAAAGGGGACTGGGGAGAGATGAGTGATGATGAAAAGCGCCTAAATGATATAAGCGAGGAAGTCGGACGCCTTATTCTGGCTACCTATGAATCTAGAAATTTCCCGGAAATCTGGATTACCACCAGCCCGGACAGGTCCTACTCCACTGTCTTGTTCCCGGAAGAATATTCCTCCGCCGAGCCCCTTGAACCCTACGAGTTGGGAAAACGCGCTCAAACTGCGGATTCCTAA
- the folE gene encoding GTP cyclohydrolase I FolE: MYDAARINAAVKEIIECIGADPSSEGMRDTPQRVAEMYAELFQGIDKNPGADLKVGFELGHREMVVVKDIPFYSMCEHHLLPFFGVVHVGYIPNKEGRIVGISKIARVVETIARRPQVQERITTEIADTVFNGLNATGTGVVVQAEHMCMIMRGIKKPGSNVITSALRGTFKTQATSRAEFFSLIQMK, translated from the coding sequence ATGTATGACGCGGCCAGGATTAATGCAGCGGTAAAAGAAATCATCGAATGTATCGGCGCCGACCCCTCCAGCGAGGGCATGCGGGATACCCCCCAGCGCGTGGCGGAAATGTACGCCGAACTTTTCCAGGGAATCGATAAAAACCCCGGGGCCGACCTTAAAGTAGGCTTTGAGCTGGGGCACCGGGAAATGGTGGTCGTTAAAGACATACCGTTCTACTCCATGTGCGAGCACCACCTGCTGCCGTTTTTCGGGGTGGTGCACGTGGGCTATATCCCCAATAAAGAAGGGCGTATCGTGGGCATCAGCAAGATTGCCCGCGTGGTGGAGACCATCGCCCGCCGCCCCCAGGTGCAGGAGCGTATTACCACGGAAATCGCGGATACCGTTTTTAACGGGCTGAATGCCACCGGCACCGGCGTGGTGGTACAGGCGGAGCATATGTGCATGATTATGCGGGGCATCAAGAAACCCGGCAGCAACGTCATCACCTCCGCTTTGCGCGGGACCTTCAAGACGCAGGCCACCTCCCGCGCCGAGTTCTTCTCCCTGATTCAGATGAAGTAG
- the thrC gene encoding threonine synthase, whose amino-acid sequence MKKGVLFQYKKYLPVTKKTPLFSIGEGDTPLVRCDKLAEKYGCKELYFKLEGCHPTGSFKDRGMVMAVAKAVEEGSKAIICASTGNTSASAAAYAAYCGLQCIIVIPGGKIAMGKLAQAIVYGARIISIEGNFDRALEIVRSLSERNPVTLVNSLNPYRIEGQKTAAFEIIDVLGDAPDYLFLPVGNAGNITAYWKGFKEYYEIGKATRKPKMYGFQAEGAAPIVRGHAIEKPETIATAIRIGNPASWEKAVAARDESGGIIDMVSDDEILAAQRIMTSQAGVFGEPASAAPLAGLIKLTGQGRKFTDKVIVCVVTGNGLKDTEAALKKAPSILELPADIKAVEKALGWG is encoded by the coding sequence ATGAAAAAAGGCGTTCTGTTCCAGTATAAAAAATACCTCCCCGTAACCAAAAAAACACCGCTGTTTTCTATCGGTGAAGGTGATACGCCCTTAGTCAGGTGTGATAAGCTGGCGGAAAAATACGGCTGCAAAGAGCTTTATTTCAAACTGGAAGGCTGCCACCCCACCGGCTCTTTCAAGGACCGCGGCATGGTGATGGCGGTAGCCAAGGCGGTGGAGGAAGGCAGCAAGGCCATCATCTGCGCCTCCACCGGCAATACCAGCGCTTCCGCGGCGGCTTACGCCGCTTACTGCGGGCTGCAGTGTATCATTGTCATTCCCGGCGGCAAGATAGCTATGGGCAAGCTGGCGCAGGCCATCGTTTACGGCGCCAGGATCATCTCCATAGAGGGCAACTTTGACAGGGCGCTGGAAATCGTGCGCAGCCTCAGCGAGCGGAACCCCGTCACCCTGGTGAACTCCCTTAACCCCTACCGCATCGAGGGGCAGAAGACCGCCGCTTTTGAGATTATCGACGTCCTCGGCGATGCCCCGGACTACCTTTTCCTGCCGGTGGGCAACGCCGGCAACATCACGGCCTACTGGAAAGGCTTTAAGGAATATTACGAAATCGGCAAAGCCACCCGAAAGCCCAAGATGTACGGCTTCCAGGCGGAGGGCGCCGCGCCCATCGTCCGCGGCCACGCTATCGAGAAGCCGGAGACCATCGCCACTGCCATCCGCATCGGCAACCCCGCCAGCTGGGAAAAAGCCGTCGCCGCCCGGGATGAGTCCGGCGGCATTATCGATATGGTCAGCGACGATGAGATTCTGGCCGCCCAGCGCATCATGACCTCACAGGCCGGGGTGTTCGGGGAACCGGCTTCGGCGGCGCCGCTGGCCGGGCTGATAAAGCTGACCGGGCAGGGCCGGAAGTTCACGGACAAGGTAATCGTCTGCGTGGTCACCGGCAACGGCCTCAAGGACACGGAAGCCGCTCTGAAAAAAGCCCCGTCCATCCTGGAGCTCCCGGCGGACATCAAGGCGGTGGAAAAAGCCCTGGGCTGGGGCTAG
- a CDS encoding homoserine dehydrogenase, whose amino-acid sequence MKKKSIGIGLLGLGVVSGQVAKVLTEKADALAEKVGCPLVLRKIKVLPQDLTRPQAKKMPAALFTTDDDEFFNAPDIDIVIEAIGGEKPALDYVQRAITGGKHVVTSNKELIAKHGIDLLALAHKHGVGLLFEASVGGGIPLIAPFKHDLVANRINAIYAIINGTTNYILTMMAQEGMDFAAALKRAQKLGYAEANPENDIEGIDANYKLAILASLAFQTRVRPEDIYREGISRLDSRDFRYAKELNFAIKLLAIAKQSGDAIEVRVHPVFIPQDSFLAKVDGVYNAVHVEGDLVGKVLFLGQGAGALPTSSAVVADVVSSARKIVLGIGSLSTWKEVSGKVIRPMNDIETQYYVRLAAKDRPGVLAQIATVFGKNKISILSAIQPEVDEKTRTAEIVIMTHPAREKAMQKGLRELAGLDSVKKISNFIRVEDIEGG is encoded by the coding sequence ATGAAAAAGAAGAGTATCGGCATCGGGCTGCTGGGGCTGGGGGTGGTTTCCGGGCAGGTAGCCAAAGTCCTGACGGAAAAGGCGGACGCGCTGGCGGAAAAGGTGGGCTGCCCCCTCGTTTTGCGCAAAATCAAGGTATTGCCCCAGGACTTGACCCGCCCGCAGGCGAAGAAAATGCCCGCGGCGCTTTTCACCACCGACGACGATGAGTTTTTCAACGCGCCCGATATTGATATCGTCATCGAGGCCATCGGCGGCGAAAAACCGGCGCTGGACTACGTCCAAAGGGCGATAACCGGCGGCAAACACGTGGTCACCTCCAATAAAGAGCTGATTGCCAAGCATGGCATTGACCTGCTGGCGCTGGCGCATAAGCACGGCGTCGGCCTGCTTTTTGAGGCCAGCGTGGGCGGCGGCATCCCGCTTATCGCCCCCTTTAAACACGACCTTGTAGCTAACCGGATAAACGCCATTTACGCCATCATCAACGGCACCACTAACTATATTCTGACCATGATGGCTCAAGAGGGCATGGACTTTGCCGCCGCGCTGAAGCGGGCGCAGAAGCTCGGCTACGCGGAAGCCAACCCGGAAAATGACATCGAGGGGATTGACGCCAACTATAAGCTGGCGATACTGGCCTCCCTGGCTTTCCAGACCCGGGTGCGCCCGGAGGACATTTACCGCGAGGGCATTTCCCGCCTTGATTCGCGGGACTTCCGTTACGCTAAAGAGTTGAATTTTGCCATCAAGCTGCTGGCCATCGCCAAGCAGAGCGGGGACGCTATAGAGGTGCGGGTCCACCCGGTCTTTATCCCGCAGGACTCCTTCCTGGCCAAGGTGGACGGGGTCTATAACGCCGTCCACGTGGAGGGGGACCTGGTGGGCAAAGTGCTTTTCCTGGGGCAGGGGGCGGGCGCGCTGCCTACCAGCAGCGCCGTGGTGGCGGACGTGGTGTCCTCGGCGCGCAAGATTGTCCTGGGCATCGGCAGCCTGTCTACCTGGAAAGAGGTTTCCGGCAAGGTTATCCGCCCCATGAACGATATTGAAACGCAGTATTACGTGCGGCTGGCCGCCAAGGACCGTCCCGGCGTGCTGGCGCAGATTGCCACCGTCTTCGGCAAGAACAAGATAAGCATACTCTCCGCCATCCAGCCGGAGGTGGACGAAAAGACCCGCACCGCGGAAATCGTTATTATGACCCACCCCGCCCGGGAGAAAGCTATGCAGAAAGGACTGCGGGAGCTGGCCGGGCTGGACTCGGTGAAAAAAATCAGCAACTTCATCCGCGTTGAGGATATAGAAGGGGGGTAA
- a CDS encoding SurA N-terminal domain-containing protein encodes MASKNKAEKHPREMTHRALSHHKKQVRRQRFILFGGIAVLLAVALIIMAGWYAGEYVPMHKTVLQVHDTKFSTGYFIDRLELGLRTNTDSTKTVDDITSSVIDQIIQAELAKQSAAALGVTVSDNAVEELLNSVGFPLNKANRDAAYAQLVTQKMITDYFDTLVPVSDNQVDLKAIMVEDYATGLTVREKMMNGDNITALAEEYAQGYFSTTYKGDFGFHSLPYFQNQQIPSVPVDYAFGDGITAGTVSQPLTDNTSYKQMGYWVIKINDRPTDVSANVSAIFCTDKVVAASVRDKLAAGDNVTALAEEFSQYAKVPNGAIGIVNASDNVSGSATFVSQEFYDYVFNADTPVGEWSGPVLDTTNWTQGAYWVVLVADRQDNSALSDDDRQSLVDAAYYEWSSGLMAESAADVFNNFTTDLKAWAVDKAVSKVQ; translated from the coding sequence TTGGCCAGTAAAAATAAAGCAGAAAAGCACCCGCGTGAGATGACCCACCGCGCGCTTTCCCACCACAAGAAACAGGTGCGGCGGCAGCGCTTTATATTGTTCGGGGGGATAGCGGTTCTCCTGGCGGTGGCTTTGATTATCATGGCGGGCTGGTACGCGGGTGAATACGTGCCCATGCACAAAACGGTGCTCCAGGTGCATGACACCAAGTTCAGTACCGGCTATTTTATCGATAGGCTGGAGCTCGGCCTGCGCACTAATACGGACTCCACCAAAACCGTCGACGATATTACCTCCAGCGTTATCGACCAGATTATACAGGCGGAGCTGGCCAAGCAATCGGCCGCGGCGCTCGGCGTGACCGTCAGCGATAATGCCGTGGAAGAGCTGCTTAACAGCGTCGGTTTCCCCCTGAATAAAGCCAACCGGGATGCCGCCTACGCCCAGCTGGTCACGCAAAAGATGATCACCGACTATTTTGATACGCTCGTGCCGGTGTCCGATAATCAGGTGGACCTGAAAGCTATTATGGTGGAGGACTACGCCACCGGGCTTACCGTGCGTGAGAAGATGATGAACGGCGATAACATCACCGCGCTGGCGGAAGAGTACGCCCAGGGTTATTTTTCCACCACCTATAAGGGGGATTTCGGTTTCCACAGCCTTCCTTATTTCCAGAACCAGCAGATACCGTCCGTCCCGGTGGACTATGCCTTCGGCGATGGCATCACCGCCGGCACGGTGAGCCAGCCCCTCACGGATAACACTTCCTACAAACAGATGGGCTATTGGGTGATTAAGATAAACGACCGTCCCACGGACGTCAGCGCTAACGTCTCCGCCATTTTCTGCACGGATAAGGTTGTCGCGGCCTCCGTCAGGGATAAGCTGGCGGCCGGTGATAATGTGACCGCGCTGGCTGAGGAGTTCTCCCAGTATGCCAAGGTCCCCAACGGCGCTATCGGCATCGTCAATGCCAGTGATAATGTCTCCGGCAGCGCCACTTTTGTCAGCCAGGAGTTTTACGACTACGTTTTCAACGCGGATACGCCGGTAGGGGAGTGGAGCGGTCCCGTCCTGGATACTACTAACTGGACGCAGGGCGCTTACTGGGTGGTACTGGTGGCGGACCGGCAGGACAACAGCGCCTTAAGCGATGATGACCGCCAGTCCCTGGTGGATGCGGCCTATTACGAATGGTCATCCGGACTCATGGCGGAGTCCGCCGCTGATGTATTTAATAACTTTACCACTGATTTAAAGGCTTGGGCGGTGGATAAAGCGGTCAGTAAAGTGCAGTAG
- the nadB gene encoding L-aspartate oxidase: MNDYDYIVVGSGIGGLYTALLARQQGTVLVITKGSIDDCNTRYAQGGIAAAIGKDDTPELHIQDTLNAGCGLSDEEAVNILVREAPARIADLVEYRVPFDTLDGEIALTMEAAHSIPRILHAGGDATGEHIEVALSRKVRDSQIQVLENFLATEILVEKGKVTGILALDCRTGTYEEFRCRFLILATGGAGQLFKYNTNSGIATGDGVALAFNAGAEIADMEFFQFHPTALRMPGVPPFLISEAVRGEGGVLRNAEGYRFMPDYHEKADLAPRDVVARSIVSEMKKTRADRVFLDVTQLPAHTITTRFPHIYRFCLDRGLDITRNQVPVAPAAHYMIGGIRTNTWGETNISGLFATGEAACTGVHGANRLASNSLLEAIVFSRRIIERTRNKGKDKTSDLARVKDIHTQLGERPAPKGLPAASLAVLQQLHWDKVGIVRDKEGLNQAAGILAAWQRALPRPTDQPSYELGNLILTGRLLTEAACIREESRGAHFRSDFPRSEPRWQCHIVWRK; encoded by the coding sequence ATGAACGATTACGACTATATTGTGGTGGGGAGCGGTATCGGGGGTCTCTATACGGCTTTGCTGGCCCGCCAGCAGGGCACCGTCCTGGTCATTACCAAGGGCAGCATTGACGATTGTAATACCCGGTATGCCCAGGGGGGCATCGCCGCCGCTATTGGTAAGGACGATACGCCGGAACTGCACATTCAGGATACCCTTAACGCCGGCTGCGGCCTGTCCGATGAAGAAGCGGTGAATATCCTGGTGCGGGAGGCCCCGGCGCGCATCGCCGACCTCGTTGAGTACCGCGTGCCGTTCGATACTTTGGACGGGGAGATAGCCCTGACCATGGAGGCGGCGCACAGCATTCCCCGCATCCTCCATGCCGGCGGGGACGCCACCGGCGAGCACATTGAGGTGGCGCTGAGCCGCAAGGTACGGGACTCCCAGATTCAGGTGCTGGAAAACTTCCTCGCCACGGAGATACTGGTGGAGAAGGGCAAAGTAACCGGCATCCTGGCGCTGGACTGCCGCACCGGTACCTATGAGGAGTTCCGGTGCCGGTTTCTGATTCTGGCTACCGGCGGGGCCGGCCAGCTCTTTAAATATAATACCAATTCGGGCATCGCTACCGGGGACGGCGTCGCTCTGGCCTTTAACGCCGGCGCCGAGATTGCGGACATGGAGTTTTTCCAGTTCCACCCCACCGCCCTCCGCATGCCCGGCGTGCCTCCTTTCCTTATCTCGGAGGCGGTCCGCGGCGAAGGCGGCGTCCTGCGCAACGCGGAAGGCTACCGCTTTATGCCGGACTACCATGAAAAGGCGGATTTGGCGCCCCGGGACGTGGTCGCCCGCAGCATCGTCAGCGAGATGAAAAAGACCCGCGCCGACCGCGTTTTCCTGGATGTGACCCAGCTGCCCGCCCATACCATCACCACCCGCTTTCCCCATATTTACCGTTTTTGTCTCGACCGCGGCCTGGATATCACCCGCAACCAGGTGCCCGTTGCCCCCGCCGCCCACTATATGATTGGCGGCATACGCACCAATACCTGGGGGGAGACCAATATCTCCGGGCTCTTCGCCACCGGCGAGGCGGCCTGCACCGGCGTCCATGGCGCTAACCGCCTGGCCTCCAACTCCCTGCTGGAAGCCATCGTGTTCAGCCGCCGTATCATCGAGCGTACCCGGAATAAGGGCAAAGATAAGACCTCTGATTTGGCCAGGGTCAAGGACATACATACTCAGCTCGGCGAGCGTCCCGCGCCCAAAGGGCTGCCCGCCGCCAGCCTGGCGGTGTTGCAGCAGCTGCACTGGGATAAAGTGGGCATCGTCCGGGATAAGGAAGGGCTTAACCAGGCGGCCGGTATCCTGGCGGCCTGGCAGCGCGCTTTGCCCCGCCCCACCGACCAGCCATCCTACGAGCTGGGTAACCTGATACTGACGGGCCGGCTATTGACGGAGGCCGCCTGCATCCGCGAGGAAAGCCGCGGCGCCCATTTCCGCTCGGACTTCCCCCGCAGCGAGCCCCGCTGGCAGTGCCATATCGTCTGGCGGAAATAG